The genomic stretch GGAAGCAGTTATGCATTTGCGTTAATTAACCAAGGAATCACAGATGAGCTTGTGGTCATTGATGTAAATAAAGAAAAAGCAATGGGCGATGTGATGGATTTAAACCACGGAAAGGCGTTTGCGCCACAACCGGTCAAAACATCTTACGGAACATATGAAGACTGCAAGGATGCTGATATTGTCTGCATTTGCGCCGGAGCAAACCAAAAACCTGGTGAGACACGCCTTGAATTAGTAGAAAAGAACTTGAAGATTTTCAAAGGCATCGTTAGTGAAGTCATGGCGAGCGGATTTGACGGCATTTTCTTAGTCGCGACAAATCCGGTTGATATCCTGACTTACGCAACATGGAAATTCAGCGGCCTGCCAAAAGAGCGGGTGATTGGAAGCGGCACAACACTTGATTCTGCGAGATTCCGTTTCATGCTGAGCGAATACTTTGGCGCAGCGCCTCAAAACGTACACGCGCATATTATCGGAGAGCACGGCGACACAGAGCTTCCTGTTTGGAGCCACGCGAATGTCGGCGGTGTGCCGGTCAGTGAACTCGTTGAGAAAAACGATGCGTACAAACAAGAGGAGCTGGACCAAATTGTAGATGATGTGAAAAACGCAGCTTACCATATCATTGAGAAAAAAGGCGCGACTTATTATGGGGTTGCGATGAGTCTTGCTCGCATTACAAAAGCCATTCTTCATAATGAAAACAGCATATTAACTGTCAGCACATATTTGGACGGGCAATACGGTGCAGATGACGTGTACATCGGTGTGCCGGCTGTCGTGAATCGCGGAGGGATCGCAGGTATCACTGAGCTGAACTTAAATGAGAAAGAAAAAGAACAGTTCCTTCACAGCGCCGGCGTCCTTAAAAACATTTTAAAACCTCATTTTGCAGAACAAAAAGTCAACTAACCGCAACTTTAGAGTAAAGGGCTGATTGTCAATGTGGGAGCAGTTGTATGATCCGTTTGGAAACGAGTATGTGAGCGCACTTGTGGCGCTCACTCCGATTCTCTTTTTTCTTTTGGCTTTAACTGTTTTGAAAATGAAAGGCATTCTTGCGGCATTTCTTACCCTAGCCGTCAGTTTCTTCGTCTCCGTTTGGGCATTTCATATGCCGGTTGAAAAAGCGATTTCTTCTGTTTTGTTAGGAATCGGGAGCGGGCTGTGGCCCATTGGCTACATCGTCCTGATGGCGGTGTGGCTGTATAAAATCGCCGTGAAAACCGGGAAATTTACCATTATTCGGTCCAGCATTGCCGGCATTTCGCCTGACCAACGATTACAGCTATTATTAATTGGTTTTTGTTTTAACGCGTTTTTAGAAGGCGCGGCCGGTTTTGGTGTTCCGATTGCGATTAGTGCGGCGCTGCTCGTCGAACTTGGTTTTAAACCGTTAAAAGCGGCGGCGCTCTGCTTGATTGCAAACGCTGCCTCCGGAGCCTTTGGGGCGATTGGGATTCCTGTCATCACAGGGGCGCAGATTGGTGATTTGTCTGCTCTTGAGCTGTCTCGGACATTAATGTGGACACTGCCGATGATCTCATTTTTAATACCATTCCTGCTTGTATTCTTATTAGACCGAATGAAAGGAATCAAACAGACATGGCCCGCTCTTCTGGTTGTGAGCGGTGGGTATACAGCGGTTCAGACACTGACAATGGCGGTGCTCGGGCCGGAATTAGCAAACATTTTGGCGGCCTTATTCAGCATGGGCGGGCTTGCCCTCTTCCTCCGCAAATGGCAGCCGAAAGAGATTTACCGCGAGGAAGGGGCCGGCGATGCTGGTGAGAAAAAGGCATACCGTGCCGCTGACATTGCGAAAGCGTGGTCTCCTTTCTACATTTTAACTGCGGCGATCACCATCTGGAGCCTTCCTGCCTTCAAAGCGCTTTTCCAAGAAGGCGGGCTGTTATATCAATCAACGCTCCTGTTCAAAATGCCTTTTCTGCATCAGCAAATTATGAAAATGCCGCCGATTGCGCCATCTGCCATGCCGTTAGATGCAGTCTTTAAAGTTGATCTGCTGTCAGCGACTGGTACAGCGATTTTAGCGGCGGTCATCGTGACAGGGCTGTTCAGCAAAAAGTTCTCCTCTCGGGATGCCTTTGCTTCCTTGAAGGAGACGGGAAAAGAGCTGTGGGTGCCGATTATGACGATCTGCTTCGTGATGGGGTTTGCCAATCTGGCCAACTTCGCAGGGCTCAGCTCTTCAATTGGGTTAGCATTGGCGAAAACAGGAGACCTGTTCCCGTTTGTCAGTCCTGTTCTCGGCTGGATTGGCGTGTTCATCACCGGTTCTGTTGTCAGCAATAATGCTTTGTTCGGCCATTTGCAGGTTGTCACGGGAGCGCAGATCGGTGCGGGTTCAGATTTGCTGTTAGCCGCAAATACGGCGGGCGGTGTCATGGCGAAACTTGTTTCTCCTCAATCTATCGCCATCGCTGCCGCAGCGGTCGGCCAAACAGGCAAGGAATCTAAACTGTTTAAAAGGACAGTGGCGTACAGCCTGATTCTGTTATTGATCATTTGTATATGGACGTTTATTCTTGCAAGATTAGGAGTGTAATAGAAAAAAGCAGTACATGCCCAGCATGTACTGCTTTTTTTATGTTAATTTGCTTTCTTTGTCATTTCGGCTGTTGTTTTCACTCTGGCTTTTCCCATAAATAAAATGGTAACCGCCGCGAGGACAATTGGAATCAAAGCGAGCAAAAAGACATACGTGATACTTGATGACATCGCGTCAATAATGCGATTCAGGATCGCATCAGGAATCTGGGAACGTGTTCCCGCTTGGAATATCTCCTGCGGGTCGCCAATATTTTGCGCAGCGCCTGATCCCGCTGAGCCTTTCATACCGCTGAAGGCGTCATTCAGCTTGTTTGTGAATACGTTTGTTTGCACCGTTCCGAAAATGGTGACACCTAAGGTCATGCCAAATGATCGCAAAAATGAATTTGTAGAGTTTGCCGTTCCCCGAAAGCGAGGTTCAAGATCATTCATCGATGCCGCCGGCAGCAGGGAGAAGTTAAAGCCTACACCAAAGCCTGAAATCATCATAAAGACTGTCAGCCATACCCGTGCTGTGTCAGGCGTCATATTGGAAAGAAGCAGCATGCCGATAAAGAAAGCTATAACAGATATCAGCATCAAATTGCGGAAGCTTGCCTTCGTTTGGAAGATCCCGCCGATCATGCTTCCGATGACTGATCCAATCATCATCGGCGTCAGAATGAAGCCCGCGCTTGTCGCCGAGCTGCCGTAGACCGCCTGAACGAAAATCGGAATAAATACCGCTAAAATAATAAATGTTCCGCCATACAGGAAAGCGAGAATCTGTGCTGTGGCAAACAAGCGGTTCTTAAACATCCAGAAAGAAATAATCGGCTCTTCTGCTTTTCTCTCCACAATAAAAAAGGCAATGAAGAAAACGGCGAATACAATAAACAGCCCGATGATCTGAATGGAGTTCCAATCGTATGTTTTGCCGCCAAGCTCAAGGGCGAACATCAGGCATACAATGGATACGACTAAGGTAATCGCGCCGCCCCAGTCTATTTTCTGCTTTCTGTGCTCCAGAGATTCTTTGTAGTAGCGAATAATGAAAAACAATGACAATGCGCCGATCGGCACATTGATGTAAAACACCCAGTGCCAGCTGATCGAATCTGTAATGATCGCGCCTAAGAGCGGACCAAGAACACTGGATAATCCAAATACAGCACCGAACATGCCGGACATTTTTCCGCGTTTTTCCGGCGGAAACAAATCAAAGATAATGGTAAAGGCAATCGGCAGGAGCGCGCCGCCTCCGATCCCTTGAATGGCCCGGAAGATGATCAGCTGATTCATCGTCTGGGCAATCCCGCATAAAGCAGAACCGATTAAGAAAAAAATAAGTCCAAACAGGAAAAAACGTTTTCGGCCGTACATATCGGAAAGCTTGCCGTAAATCGGCATGCCAGCCATAACCGCCACCATATAGGATGCCGTCACCCAGGCAAATTTATCGAAGCTTCCAAGATCGGCTACGATATTGCCCATCGCGGTGGCAACAATCGTATTGTCCATTGCAGACATCAAGATGCCCAGCAGGAGACCGAGGACCACAAATTTGGTGGAAGCCTGTTTTGCTGTTGTTGTGTCCATTTGTTCTACCTCCTCTTACTTTTCTATGTAAGTTCTGATATCATGATAATAGTTTGATTGTTGAATATCTCGATTATCAAGATAAACTCGATTTTATAGGGAGGACTGTCAGTTGTCAACAAGAAATTCCAGAAGTGAGTTGGAAAAGACTGCTGTTCAGCTTTTTCGAAAACTGGGCACAAGAACGGTTCTGTTTCATCAGGCAGCCGCTCAAGCTCTCGGTCTGTTTCCCACCGATTTGAAATCAGCTGACATTTTAAATGAAGCAGGGCCGATGACGGCCGGAGAGCTGGGGAAAAAAACCGGCCTCAGCACGGGTTCCGTCACGGCGCTTGTTGACCGGCTGGAAAAAGCGGGGTATGTGGCTCGTGAAAAGGACCCGAACGATCGCAGGAGAGTCGTAATCGTCCCTTTGACTGCTTCGAAAAAACATATAAAGGATTTGTTCCGTCCTCTGTCTGAGTCAACGATGGATTTGTGCCGCGAATATACGGAAGAGGAGCTGGAACTCATTTTCAGTTTTGTAGGCAAAGCTGCCGATATTATGGAGGAAGAGCTTGAACGTCTGAAACAGTAAGTGAATTTGTGCATAGCTTGGCCCGTTCCCGAATAAATTGTACAAGTTACATAAGAGAAGGGAGTACGGGCCGGTGAACATTTTTTTGAGCTATATTGTGCTGGGACTGTCCTTGTCTGCGCCTGTGGGGCCAGTGAATGCGGCGCAAATAGACAAAGGAATTAAAAACGGTTTTTGGCATGCATGGATTTTCGGTTTAGGCGCCATGACAGCGGATGGGCTGTACATGCTTTTTATCTATTTCGGGCTGTCGCAGTTCTTGACCGCTCCATTTGTGAAAACGTTTTTGTGGCTGTTCGGCTTTTTTGTCCTGACCTATACCGGAATTGAAACGCTGAAAAACGTCAGAGAACCGATGGATGTGCGAAGCTCGCGGGGGAAACCGTCATACAGGAAAACATTCGCATCGGGTTTTCTCATTTCATTGTCAAACCCATTGAGCATCCTTTTTTGGCTTGGAATTTACGGAAGCATTCTTGCGAAAACAGCAGAGGCCTACAATATGAATCAGCTTCTAATCTATAGCTCCGGCATCATGATCGGCATTTTAATCTGGGATTTCTGCATGGCTATCACAGCCAGTACGTTCAGAAACCTGCTTCATGAAAAGCTATTGAGAGGATTGACCGGAATCGCCGGTGTATCCCTCCTTGTGTTTGGCTTTTACTTTGGTTATCAGGGCATCAAACAGTTATTGGGCTGATTCATGAAGGACAGTCACCTGCCGCTTCCAGTTTTAATATAGTATCCAGATGATACTGGAGGTGGATCAATGGTGAATGGGATTTACACCAAAAGTTTTCTGGAACGTATTCAGGAAGAGCTTCCTGAATGGCAAAGAATCGCTTTTGAGCTGCTGGCAGAAACTCTGGGGGACGACGCGGATACATTTCCGTGCATTCCCGGACGCCAGGCGTTTCTGACTGATCAGCTTCGGATTGCTTTTGCCGGAGATCCGCGGGAAAACCGCACAGCGGAGGAACTGGCTCCGTTGCTTGCGGAGTACGGCAAGATATCGCGGGACACGGGAAAATACGCATCCCTCGTTGTGTTGTTTGATACACCGGAAGATTTGGCGGAGCATTATTCGATTGAAGCGTATGAAGAGCTGTTTTGGCGCTTTTTAAATAGACTGAGTCATCAAGACGAAAAAGAATGGCCGGAAGACATTCCGGCCGATCCTGAGCATTATAAATGGGAGTTTTGTTTTGACGGCGAGCCGTATTTCATTCTGTGCGCTACACCGGGGCACGAGGCAAGAAGAAGCCGGAGCTTTCCTTTTTTTATGGTCACGTTTCAGCCAAGGTGGGTGTTTGATGACCTAAATGGATCAACTGCATTTGGCCGTAACATGAGCAGGCTGATCCGATCTCGTTTAGAGGCCTATGATCAGGCTCCGATTCACCCGCAATTAGGCTGGTACGGAGGAAAAGATAATCGTGAATGGAAGCAGTATTTCCTCCGTGATGACGAAAAACAGGTATCGAAGTGCCCGTTTTCTTATTTAAAGAACATGTTCAACAAAATGAAATAAATCAAGGACTGGCAGGGCGATCTTTATGACCCTGCTTTTTTTGATAGATCATGGTAACGATGGCGATAATCACGAGAAAACCTATGCTGACGAAAAAACCGGGCCGGCTTGATTTTTCAAACAATGTACCGGACACAGCTGCAGCAATCAGAACCATCGCTAAATAAATTTGCGTTTTTCCCATGCCCTCGGGATCAGTCAGCTTTTTGCTGGAGAACAGGATAAACAGCCAAGTGTATAAAAGCATAAGCCCCGCAGCTGTTGTCATATGCTCATAAATGTTTTTAGGCAGCACTAACGACAAAATAATGGAGAGGACAAGCCCCGCAAACGTCAGCCCAAGTGCCGGCCAGCATATTTTTTTGCCTTCCTTTAGAGTAAAGCATTTCGGCGCGTCGCCGTCATCAGCCATTGTACAAAGCAATGTCGTAACCGCAAATAGCGAAGCGACAAGGGTCGAGAACCCTGCGATGATGAAAATCCCGTTAAATATATCAAGGATGATCTCAAGGTTATATCCTTTTAATGACGTAATGAACGGACTGTCCTGTTCAGTAAACGTGTGTAACGGAACCAAAAGCAGAGCAAGCCCGATTGAAATGATATAAATAATCGCCAGCGTCGCCAGCATCAGTTTCCCTGATTTAGACGCTTCCTCAGGTTTTTTTAAGTGAACCGCCATCAGCCCCATGACCTCAATTCCGCCAAAAGCGTAAAACGCGTAGATTAAACCTGTCCACAGCCCCATGGCGCCGTATGGGAAAAACTCACTCGTCTTATTTGGAACATGTATGCCATGATTTCCGCCGGACAGGATACCGCATAAAGCCAGGATGGCAATGACAATAAACATAAAAATAGCAGCTGTTTTAATGACTGCCAGCACGTTTTCTGTTTTTTCAAAGACGGACAGGCCGGTGAAAATAATAAGGAGCCCAAGTACTGCGTAGATTGAGGCAAACACCCATAGCGGCACTTGAGGAAACCAATGCTTCGTAAAGAGCGAAATGGCTGTCAGCTGGCTTCCGGTAATCAGCATTTCTGATGTCCAGTACACCCAGCCGTTGCTGAAGCCTGCCCATTTGCCGAATGCTTTTCGGGCATACGCACAAAACGAGCCCTTTTCCGGCTGCTTCGCCGATAGCTTGGCGAGCTGTTCAAAGACAAAATACGTACCGATCCCTGCGATCAGAAATGAAAGGAGAACGGAAAAACCGCTTTTTACAATTGCGATGCTGGAACCGAGAAAGAAGCCTGTTCCAATCGTGCAGCCGACTCCGATCAGTGACAGCTGCCACCAAGCCAGATTCCCTTTTGGCTGGTCTTTTTTTGTTTGGCTCATTATTTATTCAACCCCTTTTATCTAAGGTTAGATTGTGATCTGTCCAAAGCTTATATACATCGGATTTTTGCCTCTTTTTACATGGAGAAGGAAGCAGACGCTCATACTAATGAAAAAAGGAGCAAACCAATGACACAGCAATATATTGTGGAGCCGAAAAAAGGGCTTGGGCTGAAGCTGAAAAAGGGGCAGATTTTAAAGGTGGTTGATGTAGAAGGGCAGCAGGTGGCTGATTTTGTCGCATACCATGCCAAGGATTTTTATGAACACCTTGATCAGGGAGCGACGATAGACGCCAATCACTCCATTCATGTGAAGGTCAACGACCATCTCTACTCCAACCTGTATAAGCCGATGTTAACCCTGATTGAAGATACGGTCGGCAAGCATGATCTGCTGTTGCCCGCCTGCCGTCCTGATATGAACAGGCTCTTATATGGGAAGCAAAAGGATGAGTTTCAGGATACGTGCTATGACAATATGAACCGTGCGCTTGAGCAGTTTGGCGTACCGAAGCCCCACATGCATTACCCATTTGCGATTTTTATGAATACTGTCCTTGATGAGAAAGGGAATCTGTCTGTGGAAACGCCGCTTTCGAATGCCGGAGATTATGTAAGGCTCAGGGCGGAGATGGATTTAATTGTCGCGTTTTCTTCCTGCCCGATTGAAAAAGGGAAATGCAATGGCGACAGTGTGACATCCATACGGGTTGAAGTCAGCTGATCTCTCTTGTTCACAGTGAATGAAGACCTGTGCTATATTTAATAGGGATACATAACAGTCATGATTCATTTTCATTGATTTAGGGAAATGATCAGTAATAAGGGAAAATGTACAGGAGGAATGATTGGGATGAGCATGCAGGAAAAGATTATGCGTGAGTTACATGTGAAGCCCTCAATTGATCCAAAGCAAGAAATTGAGGACCGAGTCAATTTTTTAAAACAATATGTAAAGAAAACCGGTGCTAAAGGCTTTGTATTGGGAATCAGCGGGGGCCAGGATTCAACACTTGCGGGAAGACTCGCTCAGCTTGCGGTGGAGAGCATTCGCGAGGAGGGCGGAGACGCTCAATTTATCGCGGTCCGTCTTCCGCATGGCACACAGCAGGATGAAGACGATGCCCAGCTTGCTTTGAAGTTTATTAAGCCGGATAAATCATGGAAGTTTGATATTAAATCGACAGTCAGCGCTTTTTCTGATCAGTATCAGCAGGAAACAGGCGATCAGCTGACGGACTTTAATAAAGGAAACGTAAAAGCAAGAACAAGAATGATCGCGCAATACGCGATCGGCGGCCAGGAAGGTCTTCTTGTGTTAGGAACAGACCATGCTGCTGAAGCAGTGACTGGTTTCTTTACGAAGTACGGTGACGGCGGAGCAGACCTCCTGCCGCTGACAGGCTTGACGAAGCGCCAGGGAAGAACCTTGCTGAAAGAGCTGGGTGCACCGGAACGCTTATACTTAAAAGAACCGACTGCCGATCTGCTCGACGAAAAACCGCAGCAGTCGGATGAAACAGAGCTTGGCATTTCCTACGACGAGATTGACGATTATCTCGAAGGAAAAGAAGTATCAGCGAAAGTATCAGAAGCGCTGGAAAAACGCTACAGCATGACTGAACATAAACGCCAGGTTCCGGCGTCTATGTTTGATGACTGGTGGAAATAAGTTGAAGAAAGCCCGCTCTCGGAGCGGGCTTTTGTCGTGTACAGAAGCTTTATTTGATGCGGATATGATTCAGCTTTACCATTAATCTGTCGGCGAACCTTCGGAGGCTGCCTCTTGTATCAGGATCTAATGGGAGTTCGGCTCTCGCGGCAATGTTCTCTGCCACATCCTGAATCGACAGGTTGTCTGTTTGAATGTGGTCCTCAAAAATGGGTGATGATAATCCTTCAACACAGCGGTCAATTTGTTTGGCGGCCCATGAGTTTTTTCCTTCTGCTCTGGTGCGCAGCCTTTTTAACAAGGTTTCCTTTGAAGCCATTAGTGTAAAGTGGTGAACGATCCTGCCTTCCTGTCTGAGCCTGCCGATGATCTCATTGAAGTATTCAGGGTGTACAATCGTCATAGGCACAATAAGGATGCCGCGGTATGTATCTGTCAGAGAAGCTAGCAAACTGTAATTGAACGCCCGCCATAAAGGATAGCTTTGAAAATCGTCCTTTGCGATCTCCTGCGGCACCATGGAGCGCAGCGCAAAACCCATTTTCTCGGGATCATACACGTAAGATGGGTTCAGCCTTCTGTGCAGTTCGAAGGCTGTTTGTGTTTTTCCCGAACCGAATGCCCCGTTTATCCAAATGATCATCGCCATTTCTCCCTTCCTATTTATCATACAGAAAAAGACCCTTCCATCGAAGAGTCAGCTGGAAAAACAATAAAGGCGGAAGGTTTTAACGCTTTTTTGCGTCGAAGTATTAAAATACCTGCAGAAATGTTGTACAATGAATGTCATTCAGGCAAAAATGGCTACAACAAAGCGCACTATAAGCTTGACCGGTAAAGCCGGTATCTATATAAATATTCGCTAAATAAGCATATAATGAATATATAATTTCATTCCTTAGGAGGATTTCGCCGAAGATGAACGCTAAACGAGCCATCCCAGTAAGAGAAAGAAATATCGTCCTGATCGGATTCATGGGTGTAGGAAAAACAACAATCGGCCAATTGGTCGCTAAAAAATTATATAGAGATTTTATTGATATTGACCAGCAGATCGAAAAGGATTTCAATATGTCAATTCCTGAGATATTTGAGAAAAAGGGAGAAGACTTTTTCCGGAAAACGGAGAAGGAATATATTTTAGACATCTGCCATCATAAACGATTCAAAATCGTATCTCTGGGCGGGGGATCTTTTAAACAAGAAGAAATCAGAAATTGCTGTCTGGAAAACTGTCTCGTGCTTCATCTGGACCTGTCATGGGAGAACTGGAAGCAGCGCGCGGATTTATTGATCGAAAGCCGCCCTGTACTGCATAACCGTTCAATGGATGAAATGGAACAGCTGTTTAACGAAAGAAAAGTCATTTATGACAAGCACAATTCAAAAGTGGCAACAGACAACCTTTCCCCGGAAGAGGTTGCCGATTACATTGTTGAGACATTAAAAATTGGCTGGGATCTTTATCAGCCGATGTAAAAAGCCGTGCGCAGCGCACGGCTTTTTTTATCGTTTTATCCCTTGTATCAAAATCGCTTTTAAACAAAAGGAGATGGGCTGTCCGTTTTGGTTCAATGTAATACAGAACGTGTCGCGTGCTTCGTCTGATGCGTGATTCAAGTGGGTAATGATTTGTTTTTCTCGGTCAGCGGGGGTTCCGCCTCGTTTGATCCAGCTATCGTATTGAATCGGCAAGTTCCACTTTTGGATGTCTTGATAGGCCAGTTGATTGGCGCTGAACATCGCCTGCCATTCTGATAATGAGCTTTCACGAACATGGGAAGGGTCTCGAAGCCGGTTCAAATGATTGACAAACTCATCAAGAACGGGATCTTCAGGCGCGTAATGATCAACTAAGAGAAAACGTCCGTCCTGTTTTAGTACGCGTGCAACCTCTCTGACAGCTTTGCGGACATCTGAAA from Bacillus subtilis subsp. subtilis str. 168 encodes the following:
- the tmrB gene encoding ATP-binding tunicamycin resistance protein (Evidence 1a: Function from experimental evidences in the studied strain; PubMedId: 1624425, 7766032, 15131133, 27315722; Product type f: factor), translated to MIIWINGAFGSGKTQTAFELHRRLNPSYVYDPEKMGFALRSMVPQEIAKDDFQSYPLWRAFNYSLLASLTDTYRGILIVPMTIVHPEYFNEIIGRLRQEGRIVHHFTLMASKETLLKRLRTRAEGKNSWAAKQIDRCVEGLSSPIFEDHIQTDNLSIQDVAENIAARAELPLDPDTRGSLRRFADRLMVKLNHIRIK
- the aroK gene encoding shikimate kinase (Evidence 2a: Function from experimental evidences in other organisms; PubMedId: 170268, 7612934, 27339308; Product type e: enzyme); the protein is MNAKRAIPVRERNIVLIGFMGVGKTTIGQLVAKKLYRDFIDIDQQIEKDFNMSIPEIFEKKGEDFFRKTEKEYILDICHHKRFKIVSLGGGSFKQEEIRNCCLENCLVLHLDLSWENWKQRADLLIESRPVLHNRSMDEMEQLFNERKVIYDKHNSKVATDNLSPEEVADYIVETLKIGWDLYQPM
- the ycgJ gene encoding xenotiotic metabolite methyltransferase (Evidence 1b: Function from experimental evidences in the studied species; PubMedId: 28898812; Product type e: enzyme) gives rise to the protein MTNETPFSKNAEMYRDEKVFAEGEDLGLMIKTAECRAEHRVLDIGAGAGHTALAFSPYVQECIGVDATKEMVEVASSFAQEKGVENVRFQQGTAESLPFPDDSFDIITCRYAAHHFSDVRKAVREVARVLKQDGRFLLVDHYAPEDPVLDEFVNHLNRLRDPSHVRESSLSEWQAMFSANQLAYQDIQKWNLPIQYDSWIKRGGTPADREKQIITHLNHASDEARDTFCITLNQNGQPISFCLKAILIQGIKR